In the genome of bacterium SCSIO 12827, the window GCCTGGCCGGTGTACTCGGTGTAAACGATGACCTGCGTGTCGGACAGGTCGGGAATGGCGTCCAACGGCACCTTGGTCACGGCGTACAGGCCGACACCGGTCGCCAGAACGGCCGCCATTAGCATCAGAACCAGGTTGTTGGCCGACCATCGGATCAACTTGGCGATCATGGCTTGTTCTCCGCCGGACTCGCAGGTTCGGTTGCTTTGTCGGGAGCCGGTGCGTCCGCCGTGAAACCTGAGAGCGCCGCCTTCAGGTTGCTTTCGGCATCGATTAAGAAAGTAGCCGCGACGACGACCTGGTCACCCGCAGCGACACCCTCGGTGATCTCGACATAATCATCGGCGCGCAAGCCGATCTTAACCGGGCGCGGCTCGAACCGGCCTTCGCCCAAGTCCAGGATGACGACCTGTCGGTTGCCGCTGTCAATCAAAGCGGAACGGGGCACGGTCAGACGTTCATGCCTATCGCCTCCCGTCTCGATCTCGGCCTCGGCAAACATCTCGTGAAGGATGCGATGCTCGGGGTTGGCGACCTCGATCCGCACCTTGCCGGTCCGCGTGGCCATGTCCAGTTCATGCAAGATGAACGTGACGCGGCCCTCGTACACTTGACCGGGAAGGGCACGGAAGGTGACGCGCGCCCGATCGCCCTCGCGCACATGTCCGATGTCTTGTTCTGCTATGTCGGCAATAACCCATACCGGGTCCAGTCCCGCAATACGCATCGCCTCGTCGCCAGCCTTCATCATCATACCGTTGACGGCCTTCTTCGCCATGGCCACACCGGATACCGGCGACGGCCAGTCGATGGACATGACCGGGTCGCCGGACTTGCGCAAGGCTGCTATGACCTTGGGCGGGATCTGTAGGTTCTCCAGGCGTTGCAGGGCGCCTTTCTCATCGCGCCGCCCCGATGACAGGGCGGACGAGCGATAGTCCACCTGCACCCGCACCATTTCGGGGCTGTAGACGCGAAACAGCGGCTCGCCTTTCTTGATGTGGCGGCCGGTCTCATTGACGTAGAGCGCCTCGATGAAGCTGTCGGCCCGCAGCACGACGGAGTAGAGCGTCCGTTCATCGTGTTTGGCGACGGCAGGGGCACGCACGGGACGGACGAGCCGCCGCAGTTCCACAGGCGCCGAGCGCACACCCGAGGTCTGCACCTTGGCCAAGCTGACCTTGACGGTAGCGCCGCTATCCTCCTCACCCTCGTAGACAGGAATGTAGTCCATGCCCATCCAGTCCTTCTTGGGAACCGGCGAAGTGTCGGGCAACCCCATAGGGTTGCGGTAATAGAGGATCTTCTTCGGCCCACCCTCGGCCGCCATCGGTGGCGCCTTCGGCCCGGCTTCGACGAAGTCCGGCTCCTCGTCGTCGTGGACTGGGATGAAGTCGCGGCCGTCGGCGGACTTCTTGGGCTCGGCCGAATACTCCGGCTGACCATCAGGATGCTTCCAATAAAGCACCCTTCCCGCGGTCACGCCCTCAGCCATGGCAGGCGTCGAGACACTCGGGCTGACAGCCAATTGGCGTGGGTCGGGCCATTCTCCTGCACCTAGGCGATATCCCAACACAAGAACCGCGGGCACAGTCCCAAGCAGAACTAAACATACGAGCGACTTTTTCATCTTTAATTCCTCAATTCCTGGCTTGGAACACAACGACGCCCTGCACGGTCTCGGCTTCGCCCTGGACCTTGGCCATCAATCGCAGCGCCCAGCCGCCGGCCATGGTCAGGTCGGCGGTGAAACGATAGACACCCGGCTCGTCACCGGGCACCGCCCGGTGTTCGGCGGTCATCGCCGCCATTTTGTCGGGCCCCATGTCGAGCCGTGTGCGGAATACCACTGCTCCCGGCACCGGCTTGTTGGTTGGTTTGTGGATCAGGCGTACGGCCAGCGCGCTGCCAGCGCCATTCTTCACGTCGACGGCAACGGGTTGGAACTCGTAGTCCGCAGCGCCAGCCAGGGCAGAAGACACCGTCAGAAGGGCGACGTAGCAGGCAAGCGCCGTGCGCCTCAAAAGCGTAGGAATCATGGAACAATCCTTATCGATGAGGGGAAAACCCACCCGCGCGATAACGCGGGCGGTCCGTCATTCGATCAGGATCGTGGAGGAGGAGATGGCAAGCCCATCGATAAATCCGACGGCGGTCCTTGCATCGTCATTGCTTGAATCAGCGGTTCGTTGTCCGGAACGGATTCAACCGTCAGCATCGGGGGATTGAAGGGGGACAGCCAATTAACGGCGCAGGCCTCAGGTTCACAGCCTGCATCAGGCCCACAACAATCCGAAACGGGTCCGTTTTCGGAGGCTTTTACACCGGCACAATGCTCCAAAATCTTAGATGCAGGACCAGCATCCGTATAAGCCGCCTGCTTGTCTTGCATAGCCTGTGCAATGCTCAGCGGCGCCAATGCAATCGCAAGCATAGTCAACACAACAAGCGTGAAACGACATCGGCGCAAGTGGGCTATCTCCTTGCCGGCATATTGCCGCATCGCAAACAACCGTCAAGCATCAAATGGAGATCGCGAATTCACGATTGGGTGTTGCCGACACAATCTTGGGACGGCGGATGAAGCAAATGGATCAACCTGCGCCCACACCTGCTGCCCGCAACGCGGCCTCATCCGGACCGCGCCCAGCGCAACAAGAGGCCAGAACGCCATTCACCACCACGGCGGGAAGTGAGCGCACGCCAAGCTCCTTGGCCTTGGCCGCCACGCCTGCGTCCTTCATGTCGAGGATGGACACCTCGCAATTCGAGCAGGCCATCTTGTTGACCATTTCGATGGTTTCTTCGCACAGGCCGCAGCCGGCGCTGAAGACTTCGATCTTGCGTTTATCAGCCATTGTTTGATCTCCTTTGCTGATTTTCCAAATGACCAGTTCAGCCGGGAGCGCCCACACAAGCAGGACACTCGGCCGCTTGGCCGGATTGATGACTGCGTCGCATCGGCCAGGTGTTCCACAAGGACGCGGCGACAAGCACGCCAAGGCCAGCCCACATGACCGGGTCGCTGTCGAAGCCGAACTTGCCGATCAAGACAATCCCTGCAGCGATAAGACCCAAACCAAATGGCAGGTAGCCGCGCCGGGTCCGCGCGCGGTAGGCCAATGCAAAAACCGCAATGGCAAGGAACGCCCCGGTCAGGGGCAACAGATACGGCGTATAGTCGATGAACCCGATGCCGAAGCTGCTGAACAAACCGGCATACGCCGGCCAGCAGGCGGGGCAGGCAAGTTTCGGCAGCAAAGCGGCACCAATGGATGGGACCATCGCCGCGTTCAAGCGAAAGGCCCCGACGGCCTCACCGGTTTCAGAACCCGGCGTCAGTGCCGCCACAATCTGATCGAGCGGCGGTACGCCGCGCGCTTCGCCTTCCAGCGCATAGATGCGGCAACATGAACCGGCTTCTTCAAGAGGAATGCCTGATACGTCCTCGCCATCGACCAAGATCGTCGGCGAGCCATAGGAACGGACATGATCCGGTGCGCCTGGATCATCGACCTCCCACTCCGACCAGGTAGGGGGCACGCCGGCCGCACCGAACGCCGCGATCAATTGTTTCCGCGCGCCTTCGATATTCGGACAGGTCTTTTCATAGACGAGTTCAACAGCCGGCATGTCAAAGTCCTTTCTCGGCCTCCAGAGCATCGAGGATCGGGCACTCGCTCACCGGTCCTGTGCTGGGGCAAGCCTGTGTCCACGTCGCAAGGATGTCCCGCATCCTCGACAGGACGTCGATTTTGTCCTCGATCTCACTGAGTTTCCCCAGCGCCCGGTCGCGAACATCGCCGCACGATGCCCCCGGATCGGCCTTGAGCGAGAGAAGGTCACCGATATCCCGCAAAGTGAACCCAACATCCTGAGCGCGTTTGATGAACTGGATATGACGGACCACCTCAGGTTCGTATTTCCGGTAGCCGTTCGCATCCCGCTCGGGCGTCTCGATCAGTCCCTGTGTTTCGTAGTAACGCAGGGTTTCGACACTGACACCGCCTTGCCGGGCGACATCTCCGATGTTCAGCATTTCAATATCTCCATCGATTCCTGGCATCCTACCCCCTGTAGTATACTTCAGGGTCAAGGTGGAATTTTGCCTTGATCCGGCCATGATTGATGGCAACACTCCCTACCCATGAGACGCCTGTTGCGATCCCGTCTTTTGATTTTTGCCCTGCTGCTCGCGGTGGGCGTGGGATCCGTCGTTTCCGTTGTCCAGGCTGGGCAAATGCGTGTCGACATGGCCATGGCAGGGGATACCCAAGGGGCCAGCGGCGACAGTTGCACTGCCTGCGGCACCGGTGATGACAGCACAAAGATGTCGGTGGATTGTGCATCAGCCTGTCATCTGTCGGCTGTCGATATGGCCGATGCACTTACGGCCGTTAGCGTGATCGAAAACGGGACTTATCATCTGGATCGCAGGCAATTTGTTCGGTCTTCTGGACCACTTCTCGACCCGTCTCCCCCTAAATCCATTCTCGGTTAGAGCGCTGCCGGCGGAAGCTTCCGTTTCCGCTGAACACCGCTCCTAGGTCCACTTCCTCGATCTGAGGCAGGTGGCATTACGTCGGAACAGGCATCCGCCTGTCCACGCTCATACCCGAGAATGGAAACCACATAATGCAAAACATGTTCTTCGACGGCCTGTCGCGCCGCTCCTTCCTGGCCGCTGCCGGCTCCGTAGCAGGCATGGCCGCCATGCCCGCCTGGGTTGTGTCTGCGTCCCCCGTTCGTCAATTCGATCTGACCGCAGCCCCCGGCGACACCCACTTAATTGACAGTGGCGGGGCCAAAACCAAGGTCTGGTCGTACAACGGCCGCGTGCCCGGCCCGGAAATCCGGGTGCGCCAGGGCGAACGCCTGCGCGTTGCCATGCGCAACGACTTGGCAGAAGAGACGACGGTCCATTGGCATGGACTGCGCGTGCCCCATGCCATGGACGGCGTACCGCACCTGACACAGAAGCCCATCGGGCCCGGCGAAACCTTCGTCTATGAATTCGACGCGCCGGATGCCGGAACCTATTGGTACCACCCCCATCAGCGCAGTTTCGAGCAGGTCGGGCGGGGGCTTTACGGCCCCTTGATCATCGGAGAGCCGAACCCGCCGCAGGTTGATCGTGACGTGACCTGGGTGCTCGACGATTGGCGTCTGCTGAAGGACGCTCAGATCAGCGAAGATTTCGGAAACCGCCATGACATGAGTCATGCCGGCCGTATCGGCAACACGGTCACCGTCAATGGCCGAATCACGGACGTGTTCGAAGCGCACGCGGGTGAGCGCATTCGCCTGCGCCTGATCAATGCGGCCAACGCCCGCATCTTCGGCCTGGAGTTCGAAGGTCATACTCCTTGGATCATCGCCTATGACGGCCAACCCGTCGAACCCCACCAAGTCAGCGGGCGGCTCGACATCGGGCCGGCCATGCGGATCGACCTCATCCTGGATCTTCCCGGCAGTCCGGGTGATGCCTTCGCCGTCAGGGACACCTTCTACCGGCGCCTGCAATACCGATTACTGGACATCGTCTACGGTCCAAGCCGCCTGCGGGAGAAGCCGATGGGCGAGGGCGAGGAGGGCGGCGTCATGGCGTTACCGGCGAACACCATGCCGGAGCCTGACCTGGCAACGGCTCAGCGCCACGAAATCTCCTTCGGTGGCGGCATGATGGGCGGGATGTCCATGGCCAGGATGGGCGGCCGCGAGGTCGGCATGATGGAGATGATGCGGAGCGGCAAGGCCTGGACGGTCAACGGCGTCGTCGCCACGGGCCACATTATGGACCCAATCCTGACGTTGGAGCGGAACCGCTCCTACGTCCTCGCTCTCGACAACCAGACCGCCTGGCATCATCCCATCCATCTGCACGGTCATTCCTTCCGGGTGATCAGCCGAAACGGTCGGCCGACCCGCCACAAGGAATGGCAGGACACGGTGCTGATGGCGCCGCGCGAACAGGTCGAGATCGCCTTCGTCGCCGACAACCCCGGCGGCTGGATGTTCCACTGCCACATCCTGGAACATCAGGCCGGCGGCATGATGGCCGTTATTCAGGTGACCTGAAGCAACCCCATTACCCATACGAGATGACTCCACTTGGACGGACACTCGATCCGATCAATCCCAGGAAAGAAACAAAACCATGATTTCACGAACCTCCTTACCCGGCGCTGTTATGGCAGCTCTAATCACCGCATCCGTTCCTCTATTCGCACAGGCAGCCGACCGGCCTGATGCCACCATCATCAAGAACCCGCAATGCGGATGCTGCGAAAGCTATGCCGACTATCTGCGCCAGAACGGCTTCAAGGTGACGGTCAAGGAATCCCATGACCTGCCCTTGATGAAACGTGAGATGAGCGTGCCTGATGACTTTGCAAGCTGCCACACCATGGTACTCGACAAATACGTGGTCGAGGGCCATGTGCCTGTTTCCGCCATCGACAAGCTGCTGGCCGAACGCCCAGACATTAAGGGGATTTCCTTGCCGGGCATGCCGCAAGGATCACCCGGCATGTCGGGCACCAAGGCCGCTCCTTTCATCGTCTACCAGTTCGGCAAAGGGCCGGCAAAGGTCTTCACGGTCGAATGATGGCGGGTTTGAAAACAGCGACATTCATGCTGGTCGCGGCAGCCGTCGGGGCGGTCTCTCTGCCGGTTGCCGCGCAAGCCCCCGAGGGTCAAAGGTTGGCCCAGGGGCACGAGATCTATCAGACCCATTGCGCCAGTTGTCACGGCAAGAACCTGGAAGGGCAGCCCGAGTGGCAGATCCGCCGGCCGGATGGCCGATTGCCGGCCCCACCGCATGACCGAACGGGCCATACCTGGCATCACCCGGATGACCAGCTCTTTCGAATGACCAAGTTCGGCATCGTCCCGCCCTTGGCACCCAAGGGTTACGAAAGCGACATGCCTGCATTCGGCGACATCCTTACGGACGATGAGATTTGGTC includes:
- a CDS encoding efflux RND transporter periplasmic adaptor subunit; amino-acid sequence: MAEGVTAGRVLYWKHPDGQPEYSAEPKKSADGRDFIPVHDDEEPDFVEAGPKAPPMAAEGGPKKILYYRNPMGLPDTSPVPKKDWMGMDYIPVYEGEEDSGATVKVSLAKVQTSGVRSAPVELRRLVRPVRAPAVAKHDERTLYSVVLRADSFIEALYVNETGRHIKKGEPLFRVYSPEMVRVQVDYRSSALSSGRRDEKGALQRLENLQIPPKVIAALRKSGDPVMSIDWPSPVSGVAMAKKAVNGMMMKAGDEAMRIAGLDPVWVIADIAEQDIGHVREGDRARVTFRALPGQVYEGRVTFILHELDMATRTGKVRIEVANPEHRILHEMFAEAEIETGGDRHERLTVPRSALIDSGNRQVVILDLGEGRFEPRPVKIGLRADDYVEITEGVAAGDQVVVAATFLIDAESNLKAALSGFTADAPAPDKATEPASPAENKP
- a CDS encoding FixH family protein; this translates as MIPTLLRRTALACYVALLTVSSALAGAADYEFQPVAVDVKNGAGSALAVRLIHKPTNKPVPGAVVFRTRLDMGPDKMAAMTAEHRAVPGDEPGVYRFTADLTMAGGWALRLMAKVQGEAETVQGVVVFQARN
- a CDS encoding thioredoxin family protein — its product is MADKRKIEVFSAGCGLCEETIEMVNKMACSNCEVSILDMKDAGVAAKAKELGVRSLPAVVVNGVLASCCAGRGPDEAALRAAGVGAG
- a CDS encoding MerC domain-containing protein, encoding MPAVELVYEKTCPNIEGARKQLIAAFGAAGVPPTWSEWEVDDPGAPDHVRSYGSPTILVDGEDVSGIPLEEAGSCCRIYALEGEARGVPPLDQIVAALTPGSETGEAVGAFRLNAAMVPSIGAALLPKLACPACWPAYAGLFSSFGIGFIDYTPYLLPLTGAFLAIAVFALAYRARTRRGYLPFGLGLIAAGIVLIGKFGFDSDPVMWAGLGVLVAASLWNTWPMRRSHQSGQAAECPACVGAPG
- a CDS encoding heavy metal-responsive transcriptional regulator, producing MEMLNIGDVARQGGVSVETLRYYETQGLIETPERDANGYRKYEPEVVRHIQFIKRAQDVGFTLRDIGDLLSLKADPGASCGDVRDRALGKLSEIEDKIDVLSRMRDILATWTQACPSTGPVSECPILDALEAEKGL
- a CDS encoding multicopper oxidase family protein, whose protein sequence is MQNMFFDGLSRRSFLAAAGSVAGMAAMPAWVVSASPVRQFDLTAAPGDTHLIDSGGAKTKVWSYNGRVPGPEIRVRQGERLRVAMRNDLAEETTVHWHGLRVPHAMDGVPHLTQKPIGPGETFVYEFDAPDAGTYWYHPHQRSFEQVGRGLYGPLIIGEPNPPQVDRDVTWVLDDWRLLKDAQISEDFGNRHDMSHAGRIGNTVTVNGRITDVFEAHAGERIRLRLINAANARIFGLEFEGHTPWIIAYDGQPVEPHQVSGRLDIGPAMRIDLILDLPGSPGDAFAVRDTFYRRLQYRLLDIVYGPSRLREKPMGEGEEGGVMALPANTMPEPDLATAQRHEISFGGGMMGGMSMARMGGREVGMMEMMRSGKAWTVNGVVATGHIMDPILTLERNRSYVLALDNQTAWHHPIHLHGHSFRVISRNGRPTRHKEWQDTVLMAPREQVEIAFVADNPGGWMFHCHILEHQAGGMMAVIQVT
- a CDS encoding DUF411 domain-containing protein → MISRTSLPGAVMAALITASVPLFAQAADRPDATIIKNPQCGCCESYADYLRQNGFKVTVKESHDLPLMKREMSVPDDFASCHTMVLDKYVVEGHVPVSAIDKLLAERPDIKGISLPGMPQGSPGMSGTKAAPFIVYQFGKGPAKVFTVE
- a CDS encoding cytochrome c, with the translated sequence MMAGLKTATFMLVAAAVGAVSLPVAAQAPEGQRLAQGHEIYQTHCASCHGKNLEGQPEWQIRRPDGRLPAPPHDRTGHTWHHPDDQLFRMTKFGIVPPLAPKGYESDMPAFGDILTDDEIWSILDFIKSTWPDRFQRRQKDVTKRARQQ